AGGTCGTGCGCGACTATGTGCTGGCCAACCCCGAGATACTGCCCGAGGCGATGAAGCGCCTGCAGGAGCGCGAGACCGGGCAGGCCGTCGCGGCGAGCCGCACAGCGATCGTCGAGCCCTATGCCGGCGCGTGGGAAGGCAATGCCAAGGGCGACGTCACCGTCGCGGTCTATATGGACTATGCCTGCGGCTATTGCCGCGCGAGCCTGCCGATGATCGCGCGGCTGGTGGCGACGGACAGCAATGTCCGCATCGTCTATCGCGAGCTGCCCGTGCTGAGCGAGGTCAGCCGCACCGCCGCGCGCTGGGGCCTCGCAGCGGCCGAGCAGGGCAAGTTCAAGCCGTTCCACACCGCGCTCTATTCGGGCGGGCAGTTGAGCGAAGCCTCGATCGCCGCCGCGGCCGCCTCGGCGGGCCTCGATACGGCCAAGGCGCAGGCGGCGCTCGCCACGCCCAAGGTCGAGGCGGAGATCACCCGCAACCTCGAGATCGCGGGCAAGCTCGGCGTCTCCGGCACGCCGAGCTGGGTGATCGGCGACCGCGTGATCTCGGGCATGGTGCCCTATGAAGTGCTCGAACAGGCAGTGAAGGCGGCGCGCACCAAGAGCTGAAAGCCGCCGCGGGGGAGGGGATGATGCGTAATGGGTTCATCGGTTTCCTCGGGCTGCTGCTCACCGCGCTCGCCGCGCATCCGGCCGCCGCGCAGGACCCGCGCGACGCCGCCATCGCCGCGCTGGCGCGCGAGCATCCCCGCACCGGGATCGGCGCGGCGCTGATCCGCGGCGGCAAGGTCGTGTGGACCGGCGCGGCCGGCGTGCAGGCCGGCAAGCAGCCGGCAACGCGCGACACGCTGTTCAACGTCGCCTCGCTCACCAAGCCGGTCAGCGCCGAGGTGGTGATGCGGCTGGTCCAGGCCGGGCAAGTCGGCCTCGACGAGCCGATCGCCAATGTCTGGATGGACCCCGACGTCGCGGGCGATCCGCGCGCGAAGCGGCTCACCCCGCGGCTCGCGCTCAGCCATCAGACCGGCTTCCCCAACTGGCGGCCGCAGAACCAGCGCCTGGCCTTCGTGCGCGATCCCGGCACCGCCTTCGGCTATTCGGGCGAGGGCTATGAGCTGGTCGCGCGCTTCGTCCAGCGCAAGCTGCGCACCGATTTCGAGGATCTTGCGGAGGCGCAGGTGTTCCGCCCGATGGGCCTCGCCAATATCGGCTATACGTGGCGCCCGTGGATGGTCGGGCGCGTCGCGGTTCCGGCCAACGGCAACGGCTTTCCCGGCACCACCGGGCCGCGCGCGATCGGCCATTGGGTCGCCGCGGACGACATCTACGTCACCGTCGGCGACTATGCCGCGTTCGTTGCCGCGGTCGCGCGCGGCGACGGCCTCAGCCCGGAGCTCGCCGCCGAGCGGCTGCGCTCGCAGGTCACCGCGCCGGGTTGCGCGAAGCAGGTCGCCGGTTGTCCCGACAGCGTCGGCATGGCGCTCGGCTGGCAGGTGATGACCTTCGGCAAGCGCCGGCTGGCGGTGCATGAGGGCGGCGATCCGGGGGTCACCGCGCTCGCCTATTTCGATCCCGACAGCCGCGACGGCGCGCTGGTCTTCCTCTCGGGCGAGGGCGACGCGCCGCTGGCGATGCGCGTGATCGATGCGGTCGATCCGCAGTCGCTGGTGCTCGCCGGCTATCGTGCGATGCTGCGGTCGCGGGAAAAGTAGCGCCGAACGAATAATGAACGCTGCGGGTTGCGAACCCCGCATCCGTCCCTACATCGCGCGCTCAAAGCAAGGGGGACTTCGTGGAGCCGATCCTCTCCGTTCGCGGCGTCAGCAAGACCTATGCCTCCGGGCAGAAGGCGCTGGGGTCGGTCGATCTCGACATCAACAAGGGCGAGATCTTCGCCCTGCTCGGGCCCAATGGCGCGGGCAAGACCACGCTGATCAGCATCATTTGCGGCATCGTCACGCCGAGCTCGGGGACGATCACCGTCGACGGGCACGACGCGCTTCTCCAGCCGCGCGCGGCGCGGATGAAGATCGGCCTCGTGCCGCAGGAACTG
This is a stretch of genomic DNA from Sphingomonas sp. BT-65. It encodes these proteins:
- a CDS encoding serine hydrolase: MRNGFIGFLGLLLTALAAHPAAAQDPRDAAIAALAREHPRTGIGAALIRGGKVVWTGAAGVQAGKQPATRDTLFNVASLTKPVSAEVVMRLVQAGQVGLDEPIANVWMDPDVAGDPRAKRLTPRLALSHQTGFPNWRPQNQRLAFVRDPGTAFGYSGEGYELVARFVQRKLRTDFEDLAEAQVFRPMGLANIGYTWRPWMVGRVAVPANGNGFPGTTGPRAIGHWVAADDIYVTVGDYAAFVAAVARGDGLSPELAAERLRSQVTAPGCAKQVAGCPDSVGMALGWQVMTFGKRRLAVHEGGDPGVTALAYFDPDSRDGALVFLSGEGDAPLAMRVIDAVDPQSLVLAGYRAMLRSREK
- a CDS encoding DsbA family protein: MIERIAKSPLALAGLVALSAALGGGLVLGVQALAPAHVADTDKARIGQVVRDYVLANPEILPEAMKRLQERETGQAVAASRTAIVEPYAGAWEGNAKGDVTVAVYMDYACGYCRASLPMIARLVATDSNVRIVYRELPVLSEVSRTAARWGLAAAEQGKFKPFHTALYSGGQLSEASIAAAAASAGLDTAKAQAALATPKVEAEITRNLEIAGKLGVSGTPSWVIGDRVISGMVPYEVLEQAVKAARTKS